The Manis javanica isolate MJ-LG chromosome 4, MJ_LKY, whole genome shotgun sequence genome contains a region encoding:
- the MRM1 gene encoding rRNA methyltransferase 1, mitochondrial isoform X4: MRQGTLTMALLSAVRGATWRCSGRLLTRHFSQAARCGQRPGGEELRRLLLDDLPPTPRSAGELEVLFGLSPCLLALRAARRRVARLLLQAGRSGLQGERAELLRVAEARDIPVLRLSRQKLDALCRYHVHQGVCMEVSPLQPRSWAEVGEAKPGDDSQQLWLVLEGLQDPRNLGAVLRSAHFLGVDKIITSRRNSCPLTPIVSKASAGAMEVMDVFSTDDLAAFLQAKAQQGWLVAGTVGCPEPEIAPSSEIPITSCLDFLWEQPTLLVLGNEGSGLSREVQASCRLLLTILPGRQLPPGLESLNVSVAAGILLHTICSQRKSSLAEAKREQLPQDPKNPQPHQKGSEWLSTQDCPKDQKKRGRRGTDLDCLRAHRRPLSQSTSWKEPMNQTPGLGFREVGFLQNDNNRCLEPGGCSVNHSDHS; encoded by the exons ATGCGGCAGGGAACACTGACCATGGCACTGCTCTCGGCCGTCAGGGGCGCGACCTGGCGTTGCTCCGGGCGCCTCCTCACGCGTCATTTCTCCCAAGCCGCGCGGTGTGGGCAGCGGCCCGGCGGGGAGGAGTTAAGACGTCTGCTACTGGATGACTTGCCCCCGACCCCGCGGTCGGCCGGGGAGCTGGAGGTTCTGTTTGGCCTGTCCCCGTGTCTCTTGGCCCTGCGGGCCGCCCGCCGCCGCGTGGCCCGGCTTCTACTACAAGCCGGCAGGTCCGGGCTGCAGGGGGAGCGGGCCGAGCTGCTCCGGGTGGCCGAGGCGCGGGACATCCCAGTCCTGCGGCTCAGTCGGCAGAAGCTGGATGCCCTGTGCCGCTACCACGTCCACCAGGGCGTCTGCATGGAGGTGAGCCCGCTGCAGCCTCGGTCTTGGGCTGAGGTCGGGGAGGCGAAACCGGGCGACGACTCCCAGCAGCTGTGGCTCGTTCTCGAGGGGCTCCAGGATCCCCGGAATCTTGGGGCCGTGCTGCGCTCCGCTCATTTCCTCGGAGTGGATAAGATCATCACCAGCCGGAGAAACAG CTGCCCGCTCACTCCGATAGTTAGCAAGGCCAGCGCGGGGGCCATGGAGGTGATGGACGTGTTCTCCACTGATGACCTGGCCGCTTTTCTACAG gCCAAAGCCCAGCAGGGCTGGCTTGTGGCTGGCACAGTGGGCTGCCCAGAGCCTGAGATTGCCCCATCCTCCGAGATTCCCATCACTAGTTGTTTGGACTTCCTCTGGGAGCAGCCTACTCTCCTAGTGCTGG GGAACGAGGGCTCTGGTCTGTCCCGGGAGGTGCAGGCCTCCTGCCGGCTTCTCCTTACCATCCTACCTGGCCGGCAGCTGCCTCCTGGACTCGAGTCCTTGAATGTCTCTGTGGCTGCAG GAATTCTCCTTCACACCATTTGCAGCCAGAGGAAGAGTTCCCTTGCAGAGGCGAAGAGAGAGCAGCTTCCTCAAGACCCCAAGAATCCTCAGCCACATCAGAAGGGCTCAGAGTGGCTCAGCACCCAGGACTGTCCTAAGGATCAGAAGAAGAGAGGCAGAAGGGGGACTGACTTGGATTGtctgag GGCCCACCGGAGACCCCTCAGTCAGTCCACCTCCTGGAAGGAACCGATGAACCAGACCCCCGGCCTTGGATTCCGTGAGGTG
- the MRM1 gene encoding rRNA methyltransferase 1, mitochondrial isoform X5 encodes MRQGTLTMALLSAVRGATWRCSGRLLTRHFSQAARCGQRPGGEELRRLLLDDLPPTPRSAGELEVLFGLSPCLLALRAARRRVARLLLQAGRSGLQGERAELLRVAEARDIPVLRLSRQKLDALCRYHVHQGVCMEVSPLQPRSWAEVGEAKPGDDSQQLWLVLEGLQDPRNLGAVLRSAHFLGVDKIITSRRNSCPLTPIVSKASAGAMEVMDVFSTDDLAAFLQAKAQQGWLVAGTVGCPEPEIAPSSEIPITSCLDFLWEQPTLLVLGNEGSGLSREVQASCRLLLTILPGRQLPPGLESLNVSVAAGILLHTICSQRKSSLAEAKREQLPQDPKNPQPHQKGSEWLSTQDCPKDQKKRGRRGTDLDCLRAHRRPLSQSTSWKEPMNQTPGLGFREGFLQNDNNRCLEPGGCSVNHSDHS; translated from the exons ATGCGGCAGGGAACACTGACCATGGCACTGCTCTCGGCCGTCAGGGGCGCGACCTGGCGTTGCTCCGGGCGCCTCCTCACGCGTCATTTCTCCCAAGCCGCGCGGTGTGGGCAGCGGCCCGGCGGGGAGGAGTTAAGACGTCTGCTACTGGATGACTTGCCCCCGACCCCGCGGTCGGCCGGGGAGCTGGAGGTTCTGTTTGGCCTGTCCCCGTGTCTCTTGGCCCTGCGGGCCGCCCGCCGCCGCGTGGCCCGGCTTCTACTACAAGCCGGCAGGTCCGGGCTGCAGGGGGAGCGGGCCGAGCTGCTCCGGGTGGCCGAGGCGCGGGACATCCCAGTCCTGCGGCTCAGTCGGCAGAAGCTGGATGCCCTGTGCCGCTACCACGTCCACCAGGGCGTCTGCATGGAGGTGAGCCCGCTGCAGCCTCGGTCTTGGGCTGAGGTCGGGGAGGCGAAACCGGGCGACGACTCCCAGCAGCTGTGGCTCGTTCTCGAGGGGCTCCAGGATCCCCGGAATCTTGGGGCCGTGCTGCGCTCCGCTCATTTCCTCGGAGTGGATAAGATCATCACCAGCCGGAGAAACAG CTGCCCGCTCACTCCGATAGTTAGCAAGGCCAGCGCGGGGGCCATGGAGGTGATGGACGTGTTCTCCACTGATGACCTGGCCGCTTTTCTACAG gCCAAAGCCCAGCAGGGCTGGCTTGTGGCTGGCACAGTGGGCTGCCCAGAGCCTGAGATTGCCCCATCCTCCGAGATTCCCATCACTAGTTGTTTGGACTTCCTCTGGGAGCAGCCTACTCTCCTAGTGCTGG GGAACGAGGGCTCTGGTCTGTCCCGGGAGGTGCAGGCCTCCTGCCGGCTTCTCCTTACCATCCTACCTGGCCGGCAGCTGCCTCCTGGACTCGAGTCCTTGAATGTCTCTGTGGCTGCAG GAATTCTCCTTCACACCATTTGCAGCCAGAGGAAGAGTTCCCTTGCAGAGGCGAAGAGAGAGCAGCTTCCTCAAGACCCCAAGAATCCTCAGCCACATCAGAAGGGCTCAGAGTGGCTCAGCACCCAGGACTGTCCTAAGGATCAGAAGAAGAGAGGCAGAAGGGGGACTGACTTGGATTGtctgag GGCCCACCGGAGACCCCTCAGTCAGTCCACCTCCTGGAAGGAACCGATGAACCAGACCCCCGGCCTTGGATTCCGTGAG
- the MRM1 gene encoding rRNA methyltransferase 1, mitochondrial isoform X2 codes for MRQGTLTMALLSAVRGATWRCSGRLLTRHFSQAARCGQRPGGEELRRLLLDDLPPTPRSAGELEVLFGLSPCLLALRAARRRVARLLLQAGRSGLQGERAELLRVAEARDIPVLRLSRQKLDALCRYHVHQGVCMEVSPLQPRSWAEVGEAKPGDDSQQLWLVLEGLQDPRNLGAVLRSAHFLGVDKIITSRRNSCPLTPIVSKASAGAMEVMDVFSTDDLAAFLQAKAQQGWLVAGTVGCPEPEIAPSSEIPITSCLDFLWEQPTLLVLGNEGSGLSREVQASCRLLLTILPGRQLPPGLESLNVSVAAGILLHTICSQRKSSLAEAKREQLPQDPKNPQPHQKGSEWLSTQDCPKDQKKRGRRGTDLDCLSPAQKSRGSLDIRRKLHGPVQTACVSRTSGPPETPQSVHLLEGTDEPDPRPWIP; via the exons ATGCGGCAGGGAACACTGACCATGGCACTGCTCTCGGCCGTCAGGGGCGCGACCTGGCGTTGCTCCGGGCGCCTCCTCACGCGTCATTTCTCCCAAGCCGCGCGGTGTGGGCAGCGGCCCGGCGGGGAGGAGTTAAGACGTCTGCTACTGGATGACTTGCCCCCGACCCCGCGGTCGGCCGGGGAGCTGGAGGTTCTGTTTGGCCTGTCCCCGTGTCTCTTGGCCCTGCGGGCCGCCCGCCGCCGCGTGGCCCGGCTTCTACTACAAGCCGGCAGGTCCGGGCTGCAGGGGGAGCGGGCCGAGCTGCTCCGGGTGGCCGAGGCGCGGGACATCCCAGTCCTGCGGCTCAGTCGGCAGAAGCTGGATGCCCTGTGCCGCTACCACGTCCACCAGGGCGTCTGCATGGAGGTGAGCCCGCTGCAGCCTCGGTCTTGGGCTGAGGTCGGGGAGGCGAAACCGGGCGACGACTCCCAGCAGCTGTGGCTCGTTCTCGAGGGGCTCCAGGATCCCCGGAATCTTGGGGCCGTGCTGCGCTCCGCTCATTTCCTCGGAGTGGATAAGATCATCACCAGCCGGAGAAACAG CTGCCCGCTCACTCCGATAGTTAGCAAGGCCAGCGCGGGGGCCATGGAGGTGATGGACGTGTTCTCCACTGATGACCTGGCCGCTTTTCTACAG gCCAAAGCCCAGCAGGGCTGGCTTGTGGCTGGCACAGTGGGCTGCCCAGAGCCTGAGATTGCCCCATCCTCCGAGATTCCCATCACTAGTTGTTTGGACTTCCTCTGGGAGCAGCCTACTCTCCTAGTGCTGG GGAACGAGGGCTCTGGTCTGTCCCGGGAGGTGCAGGCCTCCTGCCGGCTTCTCCTTACCATCCTACCTGGCCGGCAGCTGCCTCCTGGACTCGAGTCCTTGAATGTCTCTGTGGCTGCAG GAATTCTCCTTCACACCATTTGCAGCCAGAGGAAGAGTTCCCTTGCAGAGGCGAAGAGAGAGCAGCTTCCTCAAGACCCCAAGAATCCTCAGCCACATCAGAAGGGCTCAGAGTGGCTCAGCACCCAGGACTGTCCTAAGGATCAGAAGAAGAGAGGCAGAAGGGGGACTGACTTGGATTGtctgag CCCTGCCCAGAAGTCAAGGGGAAGTCTAGACATCAGAAGGAAATTGCATGGCCCAGTCCAGACAGCCTGTGTCTCTCGAACCAGT GGCCCACCGGAGACCCCTCAGTCAGTCCACCTCCTGGAAGGAACCGATGAACCAGACCCCCGGCCTTGGATTCCGTGA
- the MRM1 gene encoding rRNA methyltransferase 1, mitochondrial isoform X7 → MRQGTLTMALLSAVRGATWRCSGRLLTRHFSQAARCGQRPGGEELRRLLLDDLPPTPRSAGELEVLFGLSPCLLALRAARRRVARLLLQAGRSGLQGERAELLRVAEARDIPVLRLSRQKLDALCRYHVHQGVCMEAKAQQGWLVAGTVGCPEPEIAPSSEIPITSCLDFLWEQPTLLVLGNEGSGLSREVQASCRLLLTILPGRQLPPGLESLNVSVAAGILLHTICSQRKSSLAEAKREQLPQDPKNPQPHQKGSEWLSTQDCPKDQKKRGRRGTDLDCLSPAQKSRGSLDIRRKLHGPVQTACVSRTSVRMVEGGPGPPVVQTDANPGSNPSFLGALSTWLHLYVPQPSSAPPSQAVCEDQMNTRFPGDSPFCLIPPLGGSLALWS, encoded by the exons ATGCGGCAGGGAACACTGACCATGGCACTGCTCTCGGCCGTCAGGGGCGCGACCTGGCGTTGCTCCGGGCGCCTCCTCACGCGTCATTTCTCCCAAGCCGCGCGGTGTGGGCAGCGGCCCGGCGGGGAGGAGTTAAGACGTCTGCTACTGGATGACTTGCCCCCGACCCCGCGGTCGGCCGGGGAGCTGGAGGTTCTGTTTGGCCTGTCCCCGTGTCTCTTGGCCCTGCGGGCCGCCCGCCGCCGCGTGGCCCGGCTTCTACTACAAGCCGGCAGGTCCGGGCTGCAGGGGGAGCGGGCCGAGCTGCTCCGGGTGGCCGAGGCGCGGGACATCCCAGTCCTGCGGCTCAGTCGGCAGAAGCTGGATGCCCTGTGCCGCTACCACGTCCACCAGGGCGTCTGCATGGAG gCCAAAGCCCAGCAGGGCTGGCTTGTGGCTGGCACAGTGGGCTGCCCAGAGCCTGAGATTGCCCCATCCTCCGAGATTCCCATCACTAGTTGTTTGGACTTCCTCTGGGAGCAGCCTACTCTCCTAGTGCTGG GGAACGAGGGCTCTGGTCTGTCCCGGGAGGTGCAGGCCTCCTGCCGGCTTCTCCTTACCATCCTACCTGGCCGGCAGCTGCCTCCTGGACTCGAGTCCTTGAATGTCTCTGTGGCTGCAG GAATTCTCCTTCACACCATTTGCAGCCAGAGGAAGAGTTCCCTTGCAGAGGCGAAGAGAGAGCAGCTTCCTCAAGACCCCAAGAATCCTCAGCCACATCAGAAGGGCTCAGAGTGGCTCAGCACCCAGGACTGTCCTAAGGATCAGAAGAAGAGAGGCAGAAGGGGGACTGACTTGGATTGtctgag CCCTGCCCAGAAGTCAAGGGGAAGTCTAGACATCAGAAGGAAATTGCATGGCCCAGTCCAGACAGCCTGTGTCTCTCGAACCAGTGTGAGAATGGTGGAGGGAGGCCCGGGTCCTCCTGTGGTCCAGACAGATGCAAATCCAGGATCAAACCCTTCCTTCCTGGGGGCCTTGAGCACATGGCTTCATCTTTATGTGCCTCAGCCCTCCTCTGCACCTCCTTCACAGGCGgtttgtgaggatcaaatgaataCCAGGTTTCCAGGAGACTCTCCGTTCTGTTTGATTCCTCCACTAGGTGGCAGCCTCGCTCTTTGGTCATAG
- the MRM1 gene encoding rRNA methyltransferase 1, mitochondrial isoform X1: protein MRQGTLTMALLSAVRGATWRCSGRLLTRHFSQAARCGQRPGGEELRRLLLDDLPPTPRSAGELEVLFGLSPCLLALRAARRRVARLLLQAGRSGLQGERAELLRVAEARDIPVLRLSRQKLDALCRYHVHQGVCMEVSPLQPRSWAEVGEAKPGDDSQQLWLVLEGLQDPRNLGAVLRSAHFLGVDKIITSRRNSCPLTPIVSKASAGAMEVMDVFSTDDLAAFLQAKAQQGWLVAGTVGCPEPEIAPSSEIPITSCLDFLWEQPTLLVLGNEGSGLSREVQASCRLLLTILPGRQLPPGLESLNVSVAAGILLHTICSQRKSSLAEAKREQLPQDPKNPQPHQKGSEWLSTQDCPKDQKKRGRRGTDLDCLSPAQKSRGSLDIRRKLHGPVQTACVSRTSVRMVEGGPGPPVVQTDANPGSNPSFLGALSTWLHLYVPQPSSAPPSQAVCEDQMNTRFPGDSPFCLIPPLGGSLALWS from the exons ATGCGGCAGGGAACACTGACCATGGCACTGCTCTCGGCCGTCAGGGGCGCGACCTGGCGTTGCTCCGGGCGCCTCCTCACGCGTCATTTCTCCCAAGCCGCGCGGTGTGGGCAGCGGCCCGGCGGGGAGGAGTTAAGACGTCTGCTACTGGATGACTTGCCCCCGACCCCGCGGTCGGCCGGGGAGCTGGAGGTTCTGTTTGGCCTGTCCCCGTGTCTCTTGGCCCTGCGGGCCGCCCGCCGCCGCGTGGCCCGGCTTCTACTACAAGCCGGCAGGTCCGGGCTGCAGGGGGAGCGGGCCGAGCTGCTCCGGGTGGCCGAGGCGCGGGACATCCCAGTCCTGCGGCTCAGTCGGCAGAAGCTGGATGCCCTGTGCCGCTACCACGTCCACCAGGGCGTCTGCATGGAGGTGAGCCCGCTGCAGCCTCGGTCTTGGGCTGAGGTCGGGGAGGCGAAACCGGGCGACGACTCCCAGCAGCTGTGGCTCGTTCTCGAGGGGCTCCAGGATCCCCGGAATCTTGGGGCCGTGCTGCGCTCCGCTCATTTCCTCGGAGTGGATAAGATCATCACCAGCCGGAGAAACAG CTGCCCGCTCACTCCGATAGTTAGCAAGGCCAGCGCGGGGGCCATGGAGGTGATGGACGTGTTCTCCACTGATGACCTGGCCGCTTTTCTACAG gCCAAAGCCCAGCAGGGCTGGCTTGTGGCTGGCACAGTGGGCTGCCCAGAGCCTGAGATTGCCCCATCCTCCGAGATTCCCATCACTAGTTGTTTGGACTTCCTCTGGGAGCAGCCTACTCTCCTAGTGCTGG GGAACGAGGGCTCTGGTCTGTCCCGGGAGGTGCAGGCCTCCTGCCGGCTTCTCCTTACCATCCTACCTGGCCGGCAGCTGCCTCCTGGACTCGAGTCCTTGAATGTCTCTGTGGCTGCAG GAATTCTCCTTCACACCATTTGCAGCCAGAGGAAGAGTTCCCTTGCAGAGGCGAAGAGAGAGCAGCTTCCTCAAGACCCCAAGAATCCTCAGCCACATCAGAAGGGCTCAGAGTGGCTCAGCACCCAGGACTGTCCTAAGGATCAGAAGAAGAGAGGCAGAAGGGGGACTGACTTGGATTGtctgag CCCTGCCCAGAAGTCAAGGGGAAGTCTAGACATCAGAAGGAAATTGCATGGCCCAGTCCAGACAGCCTGTGTCTCTCGAACCAGTGTGAGAATGGTGGAGGGAGGCCCGGGTCCTCCTGTGGTCCAGACAGATGCAAATCCAGGATCAAACCCTTCCTTCCTGGGGGCCTTGAGCACATGGCTTCATCTTTATGTGCCTCAGCCCTCCTCTGCACCTCCTTCACAGGCGgtttgtgaggatcaaatgaataCCAGGTTTCCAGGAGACTCTCCGTTCTGTTTGATTCCTCCACTAGGTGGCAGCCTCGCTCTTTGGTCATAG
- the MRM1 gene encoding rRNA methyltransferase 1, mitochondrial isoform X3, translating to MRQGTLTMALLSAVRGATWRCSGRLLTRHFSQAARCGQRPGGEELRRLLLDDLPPTPRSAGELEVLFGLSPCLLALRAARRRVARLLLQAGRSGLQGERAELLRVAEARDIPVLRLSRQKLDALCRYHVHQGVCMEVSPLQPRSWAEVGEAKPGDDSQQLWLVLEGLQDPRNLGAVLRSAHFLGVDKIITSRRNSCPLTPIVSKASAGAMEVMDVFSTDDLAAFLQAKAQQGWLVAGTVGCPEPEIAPSSEIPITSCLDFLWEQPTLLVLGNEGSGLSREVQASCRLLLTILPGRQLPPGLESLNVSVAAGILLHTICSQRKSSLAEAKREQLPQDPKNPQPHQKGSEWLSTQDCPKDQKKRGRRGTDLDCLSPAQKSRGSLDIRRKLHGPVQTACVSRTSGFLQNDNNRCLEPGGCSVNHSDHS from the exons ATGCGGCAGGGAACACTGACCATGGCACTGCTCTCGGCCGTCAGGGGCGCGACCTGGCGTTGCTCCGGGCGCCTCCTCACGCGTCATTTCTCCCAAGCCGCGCGGTGTGGGCAGCGGCCCGGCGGGGAGGAGTTAAGACGTCTGCTACTGGATGACTTGCCCCCGACCCCGCGGTCGGCCGGGGAGCTGGAGGTTCTGTTTGGCCTGTCCCCGTGTCTCTTGGCCCTGCGGGCCGCCCGCCGCCGCGTGGCCCGGCTTCTACTACAAGCCGGCAGGTCCGGGCTGCAGGGGGAGCGGGCCGAGCTGCTCCGGGTGGCCGAGGCGCGGGACATCCCAGTCCTGCGGCTCAGTCGGCAGAAGCTGGATGCCCTGTGCCGCTACCACGTCCACCAGGGCGTCTGCATGGAGGTGAGCCCGCTGCAGCCTCGGTCTTGGGCTGAGGTCGGGGAGGCGAAACCGGGCGACGACTCCCAGCAGCTGTGGCTCGTTCTCGAGGGGCTCCAGGATCCCCGGAATCTTGGGGCCGTGCTGCGCTCCGCTCATTTCCTCGGAGTGGATAAGATCATCACCAGCCGGAGAAACAG CTGCCCGCTCACTCCGATAGTTAGCAAGGCCAGCGCGGGGGCCATGGAGGTGATGGACGTGTTCTCCACTGATGACCTGGCCGCTTTTCTACAG gCCAAAGCCCAGCAGGGCTGGCTTGTGGCTGGCACAGTGGGCTGCCCAGAGCCTGAGATTGCCCCATCCTCCGAGATTCCCATCACTAGTTGTTTGGACTTCCTCTGGGAGCAGCCTACTCTCCTAGTGCTGG GGAACGAGGGCTCTGGTCTGTCCCGGGAGGTGCAGGCCTCCTGCCGGCTTCTCCTTACCATCCTACCTGGCCGGCAGCTGCCTCCTGGACTCGAGTCCTTGAATGTCTCTGTGGCTGCAG GAATTCTCCTTCACACCATTTGCAGCCAGAGGAAGAGTTCCCTTGCAGAGGCGAAGAGAGAGCAGCTTCCTCAAGACCCCAAGAATCCTCAGCCACATCAGAAGGGCTCAGAGTGGCTCAGCACCCAGGACTGTCCTAAGGATCAGAAGAAGAGAGGCAGAAGGGGGACTGACTTGGATTGtctgag CCCTGCCCAGAAGTCAAGGGGAAGTCTAGACATCAGAAGGAAATTGCATGGCCCAGTCCAGACAGCCTGTGTCTCTCGAACCAGT
- the MRM1 gene encoding rRNA methyltransferase 1, mitochondrial isoform X6, with protein sequence MRQGTLTMALLSAVRGATWRCSGRLLTRHFSQAARCGQRPGGEELRRLLLDDLPPTPRSAGELEVLFGLSPCLLALRAARRRVARLLLQAGRSGLQGERAELLRVAEARDIPVLRLSRQKLDALCRYHVHQGVCMEVSPLQPRSWAEVGEAKPGDDSQQLWLVLEGLQDPRNLGAVLRSAHFLGVDKIITSRRNSCPLTPIVSKASAGAMEVMDVFSTDDLAAFLQAKAQQGWLVAGTVGCPEPEIAPSSEIPITSCLDFLWEQPTLLVLGNEGSGLSREVQASCRLLLTILPGRQLPPGLESLNVSVAAGILLHTICSQRKSSLAEAKREQLPQDPKNPQPHQKGSEWLSTQDCPKDQKKRGRRGTDLDCLRVFCRMTITGAWSLAGAQ encoded by the exons ATGCGGCAGGGAACACTGACCATGGCACTGCTCTCGGCCGTCAGGGGCGCGACCTGGCGTTGCTCCGGGCGCCTCCTCACGCGTCATTTCTCCCAAGCCGCGCGGTGTGGGCAGCGGCCCGGCGGGGAGGAGTTAAGACGTCTGCTACTGGATGACTTGCCCCCGACCCCGCGGTCGGCCGGGGAGCTGGAGGTTCTGTTTGGCCTGTCCCCGTGTCTCTTGGCCCTGCGGGCCGCCCGCCGCCGCGTGGCCCGGCTTCTACTACAAGCCGGCAGGTCCGGGCTGCAGGGGGAGCGGGCCGAGCTGCTCCGGGTGGCCGAGGCGCGGGACATCCCAGTCCTGCGGCTCAGTCGGCAGAAGCTGGATGCCCTGTGCCGCTACCACGTCCACCAGGGCGTCTGCATGGAGGTGAGCCCGCTGCAGCCTCGGTCTTGGGCTGAGGTCGGGGAGGCGAAACCGGGCGACGACTCCCAGCAGCTGTGGCTCGTTCTCGAGGGGCTCCAGGATCCCCGGAATCTTGGGGCCGTGCTGCGCTCCGCTCATTTCCTCGGAGTGGATAAGATCATCACCAGCCGGAGAAACAG CTGCCCGCTCACTCCGATAGTTAGCAAGGCCAGCGCGGGGGCCATGGAGGTGATGGACGTGTTCTCCACTGATGACCTGGCCGCTTTTCTACAG gCCAAAGCCCAGCAGGGCTGGCTTGTGGCTGGCACAGTGGGCTGCCCAGAGCCTGAGATTGCCCCATCCTCCGAGATTCCCATCACTAGTTGTTTGGACTTCCTCTGGGAGCAGCCTACTCTCCTAGTGCTGG GGAACGAGGGCTCTGGTCTGTCCCGGGAGGTGCAGGCCTCCTGCCGGCTTCTCCTTACCATCCTACCTGGCCGGCAGCTGCCTCCTGGACTCGAGTCCTTGAATGTCTCTGTGGCTGCAG GAATTCTCCTTCACACCATTTGCAGCCAGAGGAAGAGTTCCCTTGCAGAGGCGAAGAGAGAGCAGCTTCCTCAAGACCCCAAGAATCCTCAGCCACATCAGAAGGGCTCAGAGTGGCTCAGCACCCAGGACTGTCCTAAGGATCAGAAGAAGAGAGGCAGAAGGGGGACTGACTTGGATTGtctgag
- the DHRS11 gene encoding dehydrogenase/reductase SDR family member 11, protein MEEGLVTLSALISLPDLTRQEQGREKKPEYVCLRAWRRPPLNLRFPAAKGKAPREERPRAPRTLPHPFRRQQCPPRRRRGGLAGRGAGPEGAGRCSAVLGWIWPVARERRVEPQPEPRQNEGGCRRDSDAGGAAVSRERPSPCDPGRSSASRRAARAPARAGMERWRDRLALVTGASGGIGAAVARALVQQGLKVVGCARTVGNIEELAAECRSAGYPGTLIPYRCDLSSEEDILSMFSAVRSQHSGVDICINNAGLARPDTLLSGSTSSWRDMFNVNVLALSICTREAYQSMKERKVDDGHIININSMSGHRVSPQSVTHFYSATKYAVTALTEGLRQELREAQSHIRATCISPGVVETQFAFKLHDKDPEKAAAIYEHMKCLKPEDVAEAVIYVLSTPPHVHIGDIQMRPTEQMT, encoded by the exons ATGGAGGAGGGCTTAGTCACCTTAAGTGCCCTTATTTCTCTTCCTGACCTTACGCGTCAGgaacaagggagggagaagaagccaGAGTACGTGTGCCTTCGGGCCTGGCGCAGGCCCCCTCTAAACCTCCGTTTCCCTGCCGCGAAGGGGAAAGCCCCCCGGGAGGAGAGACCACGAGCTCCCAGGACCCTCCCGCACCCGTTTCGCCGGCAGCAGTGCCCTCCCCGGCGGAGGCGGGGCGGGCTCgccgggcgcggggcggggccggaaGGCGCGGGGCGGTGCTCGGCGGTGCTCGGCTGGATTTGGCCGGTAGCCAGGGAGCGGAGGGTGGAGCCCCAGCCGGAGCCTCGCCAGAATGAAGGAGGGTGCCGGCGCGACTCGGACGCGGGTGGGGCGGCGGTGAGCAGAGAGCGACCCAGCCCGTGCGACCCGGGGAGGAGCTCCGCGAGCCGGCGAGCAGCTCGGGCCCCGGCCAGGGCAGGCATGGAGCGGTGGCGTGACCGGCTGGCATTGGTGACGGGAGCCTCGGGGGGCATCGGCGCGGCCGTGGCCCGAGCCTTGGTCCAGCAGGGACTGAAGGTGGTGGGTTGCGCCCGCACCGTGGGCAACATCGAG GAGCTGGCTGCCGAATGTAGGAGTGCAGGCTACCCCGGGACTTTGATCCCCTACAGATGTGACCTGTCAAGTGAGGAGGACATTCTGTCCATGTTCTCGGCTGTCCGCTCTCAGCACAGTGGTGTGGACATCTGCATCAACAACGCTGGCTTGGCCCGGCCTGACACACTGCTCTCTGGCAGCACCAGCAGTTGGAGGGACATGTTCAAC GTAAACGTGCTGGCCCTCAGCATCTGCACACGGGAAGCCTACCAGTCCATGAAGGAGCGGAAGGTGGACGATGGGCACATCATTAACATCAACAG caTGTCTGGTCACCGAGTGTCACCCCAGTCCGTGACCCATTTCTATAGTGCTACCAAGTATGCCGTCACTGCACTGACAGAGGGACTGAGGCAAGAGCTCCGGGAGGCCCAGAGCCACATCCGCGCCACG TGCATCTCTCCAGGAGTGGTAGAAACACAATTTGCCTTCAAGCTCCATGACAAGGACCCTGAGAAGGCAGCTGCCATCTATGAACACATgaag TGTCTCAAGCCTGAGGATGTGGCCGAAGCCGTCATCTATGTCCTCAGCACCCCTCCACATGTTCAC ATCGGAGACATCCAGATGAGGCCCACAGAGCAGATGACCTAG